A stretch of the Lolium perenne isolate Kyuss_39 chromosome 3, Kyuss_2.0, whole genome shotgun sequence genome encodes the following:
- the LOC139829696 gene encoding uncharacterized protein, which produces MLSLSCVLVTCPFHLLPQAAHIATTNHQPPLPAAALPGPAAGPLEDGWTAVMTRRARREARRATAAPSNCGRRRCISSTPGVSPSSPLPTRGKLRPCFRCSSLEHLVASCPRQRGRRRSSPTPRPSPPQRPHALTPSSATMSYLGHPSTREEEDSCFIATSYDLDRERLDWENTAIVAWVIAAPSGTDRTDVEDVFRRKYRLRPSELLVSSHFPEQYLVKFSSAELRNEVMRTERCNFKLDGLEVHFRPWRAVSHAYNADLHFRVHLVIDGLRPFAWRPEVVDQLVGRKCAVQRLDDGFTTMEDTSSFGLWVWTASPHRIPKVLWCTFINKGAGGLSSKVRIEEDRPDQWKRGVSFRILLHIDRIEDFTGAPVLDGGEPVTDFRPASHSLPRCHLGTIDGMPVSAGSGSIMPAPIPALGELGPAYNRVRDYEDWHERERSLTREEREDRARSRPREEDRRVSHRSPSRGADRHRSRSAAQEDRRRHCSRHASRCDDRDSRKRHRRNDDDEEDRRGPRREQPRRASSHSMRAKFSSSADGRRGVGGPDRSSGRSSGRYEGRSRHSTTRRVTSQGSGTGKVPSELSLPSIAEGELDAAPLQPMDGSAVTHHVAKDTCRDWVVAIKDVPEGLTTGASRLASPPPVVEASFSLPSSWDEDGENRAPGMLLPSPRHDAALQPLSALSEVPDSWEDNISTVQVEAPVTDAGVVSRGDMLDVNPAPNDDSGSQNANMSMAQDSPMAAMVELFVRPRPPLLPLPAPRSPLPRLGKEKPPTEARRSARLVGKPKMHAMDKAIHVLNSKMGVAAEGMTLLEARKAYLDKYKSQLPNKTIDAFVKLFKLNICSMTEADESLIAMAGPGGCETAEQGLIV; this is translated from the coding sequence GCTGCGCCCAGTAACTGCGGCCGCCGACGATGCATCTCCTCCACTCCGGGCGTTTCCCCTTCGTCTCCGCTCCCTACAAGAGGAAAACTTCGTCCCTGCTTCCGCTGCAGCTCCCTAGAACATCTGGTCGCCTCCTGCCCAAGACAGCGTGGCCGCAGACGCTCTTCACCAACACCTCGCCCAAGCCCTCCGCAGAGGCCGCACGCTCTCACTCCGTCTTCGGCGACCATGTCGTACCTCGGCCACCCCTCCACGCGCGAGGAGGAGGACTCCTGCTTCATCGCCACCTCTTACGACCTCGACCGGGAGCGCCTCGATTGGGAGAACACGGCCATCGTGGCCTGGGTGATCGCGGCGCCTTCGGGGACGGACCGCACCGACGTTGAAGACGTTTTTCGCCGCAAGTACCGGCTCCGCCCGTCGGAGCTGCTGGTGAGCTCGCACTTTCCGGAGCAATATCTTGTCAAGTTCTCCTCCGCCGAGCTGCGCAATGAGGTGATGCGCACGGAACGCTGCAATTTCAAGCTCGACGGCCTCGAAGTCCATTTTCGGCCGTGGCGTGCTGTCTCTCACGCCTACAATGCGGATTTGCATTTCCGCGTCCACTTGGTCATCGACGGCCTCCGTCCTTTCGCTTGGAGACCGGAGGTGGTCGATCAGCTGGTCGGCCGGAAGTGCGCGGTGCAGCGACTTGATGATGGCTTCACCACCATGGAGGACACTTCCTCCTTCGGCTTGTGGGTTTGGACGGCTTCTCCGCACCGCATCCCCAAGGTTCTTTGGTGCACCTTCATCAACAAAGGGGCGGGGGGCCTCTCCTCCAAGGTGCGCATCGAAGAGGACAGACCCGACCAATGGAAGAGGGGCGTCTCCTTCAGGATCTTGCTGCACATTGACCGCATCGAGGATTTCACCGGGGCACCGGTGTTGGATGGTGGCGAGCCCGTCACCGACTTCAGGCCAGCGTCGCACTCTCTCCCTCGGTGCCATCTCGGTACCATTGATGGCATGCCGGTCAGCGCGGGATCGGGCTCCATTATGCCGGCCCCCATCCCGGCCTTGGGTGAGCTTGGCCCTGCCTACAACCGCGTCCGCGACTACGAGGACTGGCACGAGCGGGAGCGCTCTCTCACCCGCGAAGAACGTGAAGATAGGGCTCGCTCCCGCCCGCGGGAGGAGGACCGCCGGGTTTCCCATCGCTCTCCTTCAAGGGGTGCCGACCGACACCGTTCGCGCTCTGCTGCGCAAGAAGATCGACGCCGCCACTGCTCCCGCCATGCCTCGCGCTGCGACGACCGCGACTCTCGCAAGCGCCATCGCCGGAATGACGATGACGAAGAGGATAGACGTGGACCTCGTCGTGAACAACCAAGGCGCGCCTCCTCACACTCCATGCGCGCCAAGTTTTCCTCGTCGGCGGATGGTCGTCGCGGAGTCGGAGGTCCCGACCGTTCTTCGGGCCGCTCCTCTGGTCGCTACGAGGGCCGCAGCCGCCACTCCACTACGCGGCGGGTAACGTCCCAAGGCAGCGGGACGGGCAAGGTTCCCTCCGAGCTGTCGCTCCCCTCTATCGCTGAGGGGGAGCTGGACGCTGCTCCTCTTCAGCCCATGGACGGCTCTGCTGTTACGCACCATGTTGCCAAAGATACTTGCAGGGACTGGGTTGTGGCCATCAAAGACGTGCCTGAAGGTCTCACTACAGGAGCTTCACGCCTGGCCTCACCTCCTCCTGTAGTGGAAGCTAGCTTCAGTTTACCCAGCTCGTGGGATGAAGACGGCGAGAATCGCGCCCCAGGGATGTTACTGCCATCGCCGCGGCATGATGCTGCCTTGCAGCCCCTCTCTGCACTGTCGGAGGTGCCAGATTCATGGGAGGACAACATCAGCACGGTGCAAGTTGAAGCTCCAGTTACGGACGCCGGCGTCGTCTCTCGCGGAGACATGCTCGATGTTAACCCAGCTCCGAACGACGACTCCGGCTCGCAGAACGCCAACATGTCCATGGCACAGGACTCCCCAATGGCTGCGATGGTCGAGCTTTTTGTTCGCCCACGGCCGcctctacttccgctgcccgccccGAGGTCTCCGCTGCCCCGCCTTGGCAAGGAGAAGCCACCTACAGAAGCTAGGCGCAGCGCTCGTCTCGTTGGCAAGCCAAAAATGCATGCAATGGACAAGGCCATTCACGTTTTGAACTCCAAAATGGGAGTTGCTGCTGAGGGAATGACTCTGCTGGAAGCTAGGAAGGCGTACTTGGACAAATACAAGTCTCAGCTTCCGAACAAGACAATTGATGCCTTTGTCAAGCTCTTCAAGCTCAATATCTGCAGCATGACTGAAGCGGACGAGTCACTCATCGCCATGGCAGGCCCAGGGGGCTGCGAGACTGCCGAGCAGGGCCTGATCGTCTAG
- the LOC127343838 gene encoding dihydroorotase, mitochondrial, whose protein sequence is MQVAITATVPAQHPHLKPSVSFLRPSPPHRVRIHPSSHRLCTRASAMASSAPQQLTITRPDDWHLHLRDGQVLAAVLPHSAMHFQRAIIMPNLKPPVTTTARAVEYREEILRALPPGSSFTPLMTLYLTDTTSPEEIKIARKSGVVFAVKLYPAGATTNSQDGVTDILGKCLPVLEEMVRQEMPLLVHGEVTDPHVDTFDREKVFIERILAPLVQKLPQLKIVMEHITTMDAVNFVESCKEGNVAATVTPQHLLLNRNALFQGGLQPHNYCLPVLKRETHRQAIVSAVTSGSRQYFLGTDSAPHDKRMKECSCGCAGIYSAPVALSLYAKVFEQAGALDKLEAFTSFNGPDFYGLPRNNSKIVLRRSAWKVPATYTYGGGVIVPMSSGNTLEWLPSDQPEE, encoded by the exons ATGCAGGTCGCGAtcaccgccaccgtcccggcgCAGCACCCGCATCTGAAGCCTTCGGTCTCGTTCctgcggccgtcgcctccgcacCGGGTCCGAATCCACCCTTCCTCCCACCGCCTGTGCACCAGGGCGAGCGCCATGGCCTCCTCGGCGCCGCAGCAGCTTACCATCACGCGACCCGACGACTGGCACCTCCACCTCCGCGACGGCCAAGTGCTGGCCGCCGTGCTCCCCCACAG CGCGATGCATTTTCAGAGAGCCATCATCATGCCCAACCTGAAGCCACCGGTTACGACGACGGCACGCGCGGTGGAGTACAGGGAGGAGATCCTGAGGGCGCTGCCGCCCGGGAGTAGCTTCACGCCGCTCATGACGCTCTACCTCACGGACACCACTAGCCCGGAAGAAATCAAGATCGCAA GAAAGAGTGGTGTGGTTTTTGCCGTCAAGTTGTATCCTGCTGGAGCAACTACCAACTCCCAAGACGGTGTAACTGATATactggggaaatgcttgcctgtactTGAAGAGATGGTCAGGCAGGAAATGCCTTTACTT GTTCATGGAGAAGTCACAGATCCTCATGTTGACACATTTGACCGCGAGAAGGTTTTCATCGAGAGAATATTAGCACCACTTGTTCAAAAACTTCCACAACTTAAAATTGTTATGGAACATATCACTACAATGGATGCCGTGAACTTTGTAGAATCGTGCAAAGAAG GTAATGTTGCTGCAACGGTTACTCCGCAGCACCTCCTTCTCAATAGGAATGCCTTGTTTCAGGGTGGTTTACAGCCCCACAATTATTGCTTGCCAGTACTAAAGAGAGAAACTCACA GACAAGCTATTGTTTCTGCTGTAACAAGTGGGAGCAGACAATACTTTCTTGGTACTGACAGTGCCCCCCATGATAAACGGATGAAGGAGTGCTCCTGTGGTTGTGCAGGAATATATAGCGCTCCTGTTGCTCTTTCCCTCTATGCGAAGGTATTTGAACAG GCTGGTGCTCTCGATAAGCTAGAGGCGTTTACAAGCTTCAATGGGCCAGATTTTTATGGCCTCCCAAGGAACAACTCGAAGATTGTTCTGAGAAGGAGCGCATGGAAAGTACCTGCAACTTATACATACGGTGGAGGGGTGATTGTGCCCATGTCTAGTGGCAACACTCTAGAATGGCTTCCATCCGATCAGCCTGAAGAATAA